The DNA sequence CCGGGCTTCGCTTAGGGTGCCGGTAAACACCACTTTCTTTACATCGGAAGTCATCACCTGGAATGGACCGGTTACGTTACCGACGACCACGGCAAGTTTAGGCGCGTTGGGGTAAAATCCAAGCTGGTTGAGCCGGATAGCGTCAGACAGTGGTTGGTTCTGCGCCTGTACCCGGCCCGCAATAAGGGCTGCCGCCAGCGTGGCTGATTGGAAGAGGGTACGAATAAAAGGTCGAGCGGTCATGGAGAGGAAGGAGAATTCGTATCGCGTGTCTTTACCCCGGCCGCTCACCCACGGGGATAGCGGCCGGGGGTAGGGGGTTATTTTACCACTTTCATCGTGCCCTGCATGACATAAAAGTGGCCCGGTACGGAACACTCATACATGTAATCACCGGGCTTGTCGGGGGCGATGAAGTAAATCGATTCATTGGTGTTGGGCTGGAGCAGGTTGGTGTGGTGCAGCACCTTGTCCGTTTGCGGGATGTAGTTCCGCTCCTGGCCTTCCAGCCCTAATTTCATAGCCAGTTCACCGACCTGAATCGCGGAGCCGGGCGTCACCACGACGAAGTTATGGAGCATATCATCTTCGTTGTTGAAAACGACCCGTACTTTGCTGCCTGCCTTAACCTGGAACTGTTCCGGCGCAAACTTGAGCCCCGGCTTCGTGCCCATGTTGATGGTATAGTCGGGTTCACCCCAGGCGGCCGGCATCTCCGTAACCCGTTTTGCCACGGCTGCCCCCGCCGGTTTGGTTGCGGGCGCGGGTTTGGCCGTCGTTCCCTTCCGGGTGCCGGCTTTGGCATTTGCCGGTGGGGTGCTGGCGGCCGAGGCCATCATCTCGTGGTCGTGTTTCGGGGCAGGGGCGATAAGCGCTACGTTCAGTTTGTCGCCGTCGGGAATGTTGTTCAGGGTGTAATAGCCTACGTTGTGGAGCAACGCCCGGCCATTCGCCGACCGAACGCCCGCCGTTGTGATTTCGTGGATGTAGCCGAGCCGCAGACTGTCGATAACGAGCCGGGCTCTCAGACCATCTTTCGATACGACGATGCCGCGAATGGGGCAACCTCCACGATTGATGACCGGACTGCCGTAGGTCGCGTGGTATTTGTAGTTGAAACCCGTTACCTTGTACGAAGCGGGATCGGCGGCTGTTTCGGCATCGACGGGCTGGGTAAATTCGATCTCGAACCCATCGGGCATAGCGTGGATCGTCTTCATCTCAAACGGCATCTTGCCCGTCCAGACAACCCGCTGCAAGCTGAACAGTTCCTTGCCGGTCGATGACCAGCCCCGACTCGTCATCCCAACGAACATGGAGGCATCGTGGCCCCAAACCAGCCGAAGCACCCCCGACGAGAACCCCTCCCGGAAAGGAAACACAACGCCCTGGTACTCCCCTTTTACCTTCTCGAAGTCGACCCGCGACAGGATACTCTGGCCCTGGTCGCCTACGAACAGCTGGTTCTCGAAAGGACCAAACTTCCCCTTGGTATTGTCGGTCAACAGACCGGAGGTCGAGATACCCAGAATACCATGTGGTAACCAGACGGCCGGTGCTTTCAGCGCCGTGAATTTCTTGGATACGTCATACAGAGGCTCGCCGGTGTTGGGTACGTCCTGCGGTTTGATCTTGAGGGGTGAACCGGGCAGATCAGTCCAGCGCAGACTTTCGGCATTACCCAGGAAGTCGCCCTTCTCCACCTGCGAGATACGACCCGACCCAACCCAGTCACCCTGGTTTTCGGTGTAGAAGAAATCCCCGGCCGCGTTCATGCCATACCCCGCCGGCGAGCGCATCCCGGCCGCGAAAGGCGTCATTTTGCCATCGGGCGTAATTTCCAGCGTCCAGCCGCGCCAGGGCACCAGACTTACGCCGTGGCCCAGGCTGTTGCTCCAGCCTACGTTCAGCGTTACGAGCATGTTGCCGTTGGGCAGGAAGGTGGGTCCGTAGGAATATTCGTGGTAGTTGCCCGACAGTGGCCAGGAGTATATTTTGTCGTAGGAATCGGCCCGGCCATCGCCGTCGGCGTCGTGCAGGCGGGTGAGTTCGCTACGCTGGGTTACGTAGATGTCGCCATCTTTATAGGCCAGACCCAGCGGCTCGTGCAGCCCGTAGGCAAACCGCTTGTAGGTAGGCCGCGCCGATCCGCTGATGTAAGGGTTTGAGACGATCCAGACCTCGCCCCGACGCGTACAAACGGCCAGATTGCCGTCGGGCAGGGTCACCATTCCGCCCACTTCCAGAATAATATCCTCAGGTACGGGCAGGGAGATGAGCTTGTAGAAGTCGTCTTCCTTTTCGGGATCGGCTTCTACCTTGGCCAGTCCTTTGGGAGCCGGCGCGGGCTGTTTGCTGCTGGAACTAACGGGTAAACCGGTCTTGGACTGAATCTGCGCCTGAACGGCAAAGGGGCTAACGCAGGCAAGGCCAGCCGCAAAGAGGGCAGCTTTGGCCAGAATATGTATGGGGTGTTGCTTGATTTTCATGGGAAAGAACTGACAGAAATGAGCCATTACCAGATGAGTGAGTATGTAACCGTGCCGCCATTGGCCGACGCTTTTACCGGTAGCAACAGCTCCCTGGTTTTTTGCGCCGTGTCGCGAATCACCGGTTTTTCCTTGCCGGGAAGCTCAATGAAATACTGCTTGTCGTTGATGGCATAGAGGCCGTTGGGGAGTTGCGTAATGTCGCTGCCTTCGGCAACACGGCACCAGATCTCCCCCGCGCTCGACCCGGTAGCAGCTGGTGTTATCGTGAATGTATGGGATAGCTTGTGGCCTTCCTCTTCGGCCGCAAACGATTCACGAACCTGCGCACCACCCAGCGTATACTTGAAAACGGGTCGGCCGTTCTTGTCGACGTCATAACCCAGGTTGTTGTACGTAGCGTTGGAGTCCGGCCAAGCTGCATTTTTATCGGCCAGTACGGTCAGCGACGGCTTTCCCGGTAATTCAATGACGCTGCCCAGCGGAACCGACAGCTGGGTTTCGCCCCGGCCGTACCACATGGGTGTTGTTTCGAGGAAATCGCCCCGCCAGATCTGCAGAAATTCACCCTTGCGCAGGTCGACGCTGTAGTTTACCTGACCCGGCTCACCAACCGATATGGTGTGGGTGTGCTTGGTGCCGTGGTGATTGACAAAGCCGCGCTGCATGATGGGCTCGCCTTTGGTAACCAGCGAAATCTCACCAACGGGATCTTCAGCCCGGATTATGGGGTTGAGGAGCGTGTACTGAACCCCCGGCCCTTCAACGGCCAGCAGGATGTCGTTGCTGCGGGCGTACCACAGGCCAAAGTTTTTGTAGTAGGCCAGCACCGCCGGGTGGTCACCGGCCTGCAGGGTAACCATAGTTGATGCCGTACCGCCGTTCTTGCCGCTGATGCTCATCACCGGTTTATTGTCGATCATCAGTTCGCCCGCTCCGTTCGGATTGGCGGGGTTGGTTTCGGCGGGAATCCAGCCCAGGTTGAGGTTCAGCAGATACTGGCCCGTGCGGGGAATATGCAGGGTACCAACGATCTTGCCACCGAACTTATCGCGGCTGCCGGGGGCCGAGTGAGCCAGTACGTCAATATTCATTTCCCGCTTGGGAGTCAGTGTGTTGAACTCACTGACCGATGCAAACTTCCCTTCGTAGGCGCTCAGCTTCATGTTGGTGAGTGTCACGGGCTCCACGCCATACGATTTGTAGCGAATGTTGCGGATGGCAACAGCCCCGTGATCGCCCTGGATCATGAGGGGACCGGTCGGCTTCTCATCCTGGAACGCAGCGGAGCGGGTAGGACCCATCACTTCAATGTTTTCCTGTACCGTAACGCCGTTCAGCACCACTTTCATGAACCGGGCGTTGGCCGTTTTCTGGCCCGCTGCGTTGAAGCGCGGTGCCCGGAATACGATGCTCAGGTGTTGCCACAGCCCTGGTGCTTTGCTCACGTTCTGGGTAGGGGGGTGTCCTTCGTAGCCCTGACGCCCTTGCGGGCGGCTTTCGTCCCAGCGTTCGTAAATCGCCCCGCAGTCGCTCGATTTCGGTACGTTAGCGCCCCAGCTGTCGAACAACTGCACTTCGTACCGTCCCTGCAGGTAAACGCCCGAGTTGGACCCTTTCTCCATCATAAAGTCAAGCGCCAGTTCCAGGTCGCCGTGTTCCATAGTGGTCAGGAGGTGGTCTTTACTTTTTCCTGACAAGTCGTTGACCAGCACGCCGGTGCCGGCTTTGGTGCTGGCTTTGCCGGCTTTATTGAGGTCATAGAACGCATCACCAACAATTTTCCAGTTGCCGCCGGTGGGCTTGAAATCACTGAGATTTTGGAGATTGATCTGGGTGGAGGGCAATTCACTGGGTTGCGCTGATACGGTGAAGACACCGAGCAACAGGCACAAAAAAGAACAACAAAGGGTACGTT is a window from the Spirosoma rigui genome containing:
- a CDS encoding 3-keto-disaccharide hydrolase produces the protein MQRTLCCSFLCLLLGVFTVSAQPSELPSTQINLQNLSDFKPTGGNWKIVGDAFYDLNKAGKASTKAGTGVLVNDLSGKSKDHLLTTMEHGDLELALDFMMEKGSNSGVYLQGRYEVQLFDSWGANVPKSSDCGAIYERWDESRPQGRQGYEGHPPTQNVSKAPGLWQHLSIVFRAPRFNAAGQKTANARFMKVVLNGVTVQENIEVMGPTRSAAFQDEKPTGPLMIQGDHGAVAIRNIRYKSYGVEPVTLTNMKLSAYEGKFASVSEFNTLTPKREMNIDVLAHSAPGSRDKFGGKIVGTLHIPRTGQYLLNLNLGWIPAETNPANPNGAGELMIDNKPVMSISGKNGGTASTMVTLQAGDHPAVLAYYKNFGLWYARSNDILLAVEGPGVQYTLLNPIIRAEDPVGEISLVTKGEPIMQRGFVNHHGTKHTHTISVGEPGQVNYSVDLRKGEFLQIWRGDFLETTPMWYGRGETQLSVPLGSVIELPGKPSLTVLADKNAAWPDSNATYNNLGYDVDKNGRPVFKYTLGGAQVRESFAAEEEGHKLSHTFTITPAATGSSAGEIWCRVAEGSDITQLPNGLYAINDKQYFIELPGKEKPVIRDTAQKTRELLLPVKASANGGTVTYSLIW
- a CDS encoding plastocyanin/azurin family copper-binding protein, whose translation is MKIKQHPIHILAKAALFAAGLACVSPFAVQAQIQSKTGLPVSSSSKQPAPAPKGLAKVEADPEKEDDFYKLISLPVPEDIILEVGGMVTLPDGNLAVCTRRGEVWIVSNPYISGSARPTYKRFAYGLHEPLGLAYKDGDIYVTQRSELTRLHDADGDGRADSYDKIYSWPLSGNYHEYSYGPTFLPNGNMLVTLNVGWSNSLGHGVSLVPWRGWTLEITPDGKMTPFAAGMRSPAGYGMNAAGDFFYTENQGDWVGSGRISQVEKGDFLGNAESLRWTDLPGSPLKIKPQDVPNTGEPLYDVSKKFTALKAPAVWLPHGILGISTSGLLTDNTKGKFGPFENQLFVGDQGQSILSRVDFEKVKGEYQGVVFPFREGFSSGVLRLVWGHDASMFVGMTSRGWSSTGKELFSLQRVVWTGKMPFEMKTIHAMPDGFEIEFTQPVDAETAADPASYKVTGFNYKYHATYGSPVINRGGCPIRGIVVSKDGLRARLVIDSLRLGYIHEITTAGVRSANGRALLHNVGYYTLNNIPDGDKLNVALIAPAPKHDHEMMASAASTPPANAKAGTRKGTTAKPAPATKPAGAAVAKRVTEMPAAWGEPDYTINMGTKPGLKFAPEQFQVKAGSKVRVVFNNEDDMLHNFVVVTPGSAIQVGELAMKLGLEGQERNYIPQTDKVLHHTNLLQPNTNESIYFIAPDKPGDYMYECSVPGHFYVMQGTMKVVK